TTTCAGCTGTAAAGGTGTTATTGGCAAATAAATCAGGTATTAATGATGGTTTTGGTTGTGAAATCGGTCCAGACCCTTTAGATTGGGATGATGATGGCATCGAGAATAATGATGATATTGATGATGATAATGATGGGATTTTAGATATTAATGAATCTCCGTTTTATCCTGGAGTTGATCCCGCAGGGGATCATGATGGGGATGGCTTTTTTAATTTTAATGACACCGATTATCCAGATTTTATTGATGTAAATTCTGATAATATAAATGATCATTTTGATTTTGATTTAGATGGAATTCCAAATTCATATGATTTAGATAGTGATAATGATGGAATACCTGATAATGTTGAAGGTCAAGCTACAGTTGGGTACACACCACCAAGTGGTTTAGATAATGATGGTGATGGATTGGACAATGTGTATGATACTACTCCCAATGGATTGAGTAATGGTTCAGGGTCTTTAGGTTTAACAGGAATACCAAATACAGATGGCACTGGAACTCTTAATCCTGACTTCTTAGATGTAGATTCAGATGACGATGGATTGTATGATACTGTTGAAGCTGGTATCACCCTTTTAGGAATAGATAGTGATTTGGATGGATTAGACGATGCTGTTGACACAACTGATGATGTTACTGATCCTAATGGAACTATTAATGACCCAAGTACTTTACCTGATGAAGATAGTGATGTGAACTCTGGTGGTGATGTAGATTATAGAGATTCAAAAGACTCAGATAATGATGATGTTTTAGATGCAGATGATTTGGATGATGATAATGATGGGATTTTTGATTTAGATGAATATCCAGGATTAGATCCTTTTGGAGATGAAGATGGTGATGGAATATTCAATTATGCCGATGCTGTTGACAATGGGACAGGAGATGGTTCTTCAACTAATTATACCGATGCCAATAATAATGGCATTCCTGATGCCTTCGATGTTGATGGTGATGGGATTCCTAATCATTTAGATTTGGATAGTGACGGAGATTTATGTAATGATGTTCTTGAAGCCGAAAATGCCGATCCAAATAATGATGGAATTCTTGGGGTTTTACCAACAATAGTTGATTCACAAGGGAAAGTTATTGGAACCTTACCAGTAACTGGTGCTTATGATGGCACAAATATAGCTGTAACTACTTATGGCGCAGGAGGTGTGATTACAACTCAACCAACAGCCAGTGTCAGTACAATTTGTTTTGGAATTAATGCAACATTTACAATAAATGTAACAGGTGGTGGACTGGTTTATAGATGGCAAGAAAAAATAGGAGCAGGAACTTGGGCGAATTTATCTGATGGAGGAATATATAGTAATACTGCAACAGAAAGTTTAACTTTAACTGCACCTCCAATAGCTCATTCAGGAAGAAAATATAGAGTTCTTATTACTAGTACAACAAATGTTTGTACAGATTTAACTTCAGATGAAGTGGAGTTAATTGTCAATGCCTTACCTGCAGTACCAACAGTAACAGTAGCAGCAGCAGATTGTGATGGAGCTGCAGTAGTAACGATAACGAATTACAGCGCAGCATTAACATATACCTTTAGCCCTTCCGATGGAATAAGCCAAGTAGGCGGCTTAGTATCAGGTGGCACAGATGGAGACACATATAC
The Lentimicrobium sp. L6 genome window above contains:
- a CDS encoding DUF11 domain-containing protein yields the protein MISKLKRTASFFTILCLLFLSFSQGVQAQVVCGPVNTLYQTIGQVNGVNQTITKVFRYNAFQQTYIEVGELEGSVYNAASNSAYNATTQLIYSSAGSTTVRVYDPADNYKYMGDIKITGNSKNFNNTLFAYEDNVGFVNGTKVVLFDITGLSLSPTVPVTVSVTEKTFASQSGAPADYSLIGDEIYGVNGTSLRVMNISDPSNNGTATVTNKSISFDNSLDGVATSSGFGATWQDRNGNFYFFNNGNGSIYKITDILNAPASNVSAVKVLLANKSGINDGFGCEIGPDPLDWDDDGIENNDDIDDDNDGILDINESPFYPGVDPAGDHDGDGFFNFNDTDYPDFIDVNSDNINDHFDFDLDGIPNSYDLDSDNDGIPDNVEGQATVGYTPPSGLDNDGDGLDNVYDTTPNGLSNGSGSLGLTGIPNTDGTGTLNPDFLDVDSDDDGLYDTVEAGITLLGIDSDLDGLDDAVDTTDDVTDPNGTINDPSTLPDEDSDVNSGGDVDYRDSKDSDNDDVLDADDLDDDNDGIFDLDEYPGLDPFGDEDGDGIFNYADAVDNGTGDGSSTNYTDANNNGIPDAFDVDGDGIPNHLDLDSDGDLCNDVLEAENADPNNDGILGVLPTIVDSQGKVIGTLPVTGAYDGTNIAVTTYGAGGVITTQPTASVSTICFGINATFTINVTGGGLVYRWQEKIGAGTWANLSDGGIYSNTATESLTLTAPPIAHSGRKYRVLITSTTNVCTDLTSDEVELIVNALPAVPTVTVAAADCDGAAVVTITNYSAALTYTFSPSDGISQVGGLVSGGTDGDTYTVTANSAVPESCESLASASFTFDSDAQFATPDAPTVTVAAADCDGAAVVTITNYSAALSYTFSPSDGISQAGGVITGGTDGDIYTVTATTPVPESCESLASASFEFDASIHNPIADLVMEKTVDDAAANVGDNVIFTLKVNNNGPCAATGVSVSDQLPTGYTYVS